In Methanosarcina siciliae T4/M, one genomic interval encodes:
- a CDS encoding FxsA family protein — protein MFLKLFSLFLIIPLVEIYLLVKIGGIIGAFNTVLVILITASLGAYLTKIQGFRVFRQIQDATRQGYMPGNELLHGLFVLIGGFALLTPGFLTDAIGFSMLIPQIREIYVGIAKGIIRKKIEQGNFQMRMYTDFR, from the coding sequence ATGTTTCTCAAACTCTTTTCCCTTTTTCTGATTATTCCCCTTGTGGAGATTTACCTCCTGGTCAAGATAGGCGGTATAATCGGAGCTTTTAACACCGTGCTTGTTATTTTGATTACTGCAAGCCTTGGGGCTTACCTGACCAAAATTCAGGGCTTTCGGGTATTCCGCCAGATCCAGGATGCAACAAGACAAGGGTATATGCCGGGAAACGAACTCCTGCACGGGCTTTTTGTCCTGATCGGGGGTTTTGCTCTCCTGACCCCTGGTTTTCTGACCGATGCCATAGGCTTTTCCATGTTAATTCCCCAGATCAGGGAAATCTATGTGGGAATTGCAAAAGGAATCATCAGAAAAAAGATCGAACAGGGAAACTTCCAGATGCGGATGTACACGGATTTCAGGTGA
- a CDS encoding helix-turn-helix transcriptional regulator, whose product MKNNIKELRKQMGLRQEDIAKELDVTRQTINAIENNKYNPTLELAMKLAKLFKKPVEEIFELEI is encoded by the coding sequence ATGAAAAATAATATCAAAGAACTTCGCAAGCAAATGGGATTGCGCCAAGAAGATATAGCAAAAGAGTTAGACGTTACTCGTCAAACCATTAACGCAATTGAAAATAACAAGTACAATCCAACTCTGGAATTAGCAATGAAACTTGCTAAACTATTTAAAAAGCCTGTCGAGGAAATCTTTGAACTTGAGATCTGA
- a CDS encoding DUF434 domain-containing protein encodes MQERSPAFSEPALKERLLKPARDIRSILRWGYPKFATIRFVADHSQLSVEERHILTRVIMPPDKVVSRVKKKIACDSIRDRDLLLDGYNVLLSVDSLLKNKPMWFCDDGYIRDTRYYFSKAKQAEDIGEALDLVLEFFSEARPKSVTFLLDTQISRSGELAGFIRRKLKEQEIQGDAHTSKTADFDLKTEGGKPEKQLVVATSDGIVIDSVLQVLDIPACLMEKRGVKPVRLF; translated from the coding sequence ATGCAAGAGAGGTCTCCCGCTTTTTCCGAGCCAGCCCTGAAAGAAAGATTACTGAAGCCCGCAAGAGACATCAGAAGCATTCTGCGCTGGGGCTATCCCAAGTTTGCAACCATCCGCTTTGTAGCTGACCATTCCCAGCTCAGTGTCGAAGAACGGCATATTCTCACAAGGGTAATCATGCCCCCGGATAAAGTAGTGTCAAGAGTCAAGAAAAAAATCGCCTGCGACAGCATAAGAGATAGGGACCTTCTCCTTGACGGGTACAATGTCCTCCTCAGCGTGGACAGCCTGCTGAAAAACAAGCCCATGTGGTTCTGCGACGACGGGTATATCCGGGATACCCGCTACTACTTCAGCAAAGCGAAGCAGGCTGAAGATATCGGGGAAGCTCTGGACCTGGTTCTTGAATTTTTCTCCGAAGCTCGCCCGAAGTCGGTAACCTTCCTGCTTGATACCCAGATCAGCCGGAGCGGAGAACTTGCCGGCTTCATCCGCCGCAAGCTTAAAGAGCAGGAAATCCAGGGAGATGCCCATACCTCAAAAACTGCGGACTTTGACCTGAAAACCGAAGGAGGAAAACCCGAAAAGCAGCTTGTTGTCGCAACCTCCGATGGGATTGTAATCGATTCGGTCCTTCAGGTCCTGGATATTCCGGCCTGCCTCATGGAAAAAAGAGGAGTTAAACCCGTGAGGCTGTTCTGA
- a CDS encoding tetratricopeptide repeat protein, whose protein sequence is MDFEAIDDFVYEVIGIIGSDQKNLPYAVDFALESSKEKVFSPKLLLDLSRARRQQKMHLEEYVLAKACLMQASGKLREDSCYALGTAAHVLGFSPEAEARYCEVLSENPGNADVRCAYAELLLELGRIQDAENEYKTVLEASPENVKANAGYAYLLTEYGYGTEAEECYLRALAGNPDYVPARGGYANLLFELGRLRDAEKEYRLAMKLDPEDPSLHHNFGVLLSFLGRSSEAEVEYRKVLSLNPRHRRTLFNYGNLLAREGRVSEAEEQYMEALALDQNDAKVHSNYANLLSRFGRRYEAELEYKKALSLDPESAEGHYSYGNLLSEMERFPEAEDEYKKALDLNPYYPPLHYNYGLLMRKMRRFDEAKVQYTKAMQLDPDIGSKMTETWIILD, encoded by the coding sequence ATGGACTTTGAAGCAATTGACGATTTCGTATACGAAGTAATTGGAATAATCGGATCCGATCAGAAGAATCTCCCCTATGCAGTCGATTTTGCTCTGGAAAGCTCAAAAGAGAAAGTTTTTTCCCCAAAACTCTTACTTGACCTCTCCAGGGCACGCAGGCAGCAAAAAATGCATTTGGAAGAATACGTTTTAGCAAAGGCTTGCTTAATGCAGGCTTCCGGGAAGCTCCGTGAAGATTCCTGCTATGCGCTTGGCACTGCAGCACATGTACTTGGCTTTTCCCCTGAAGCCGAAGCAAGATACTGTGAAGTTCTGAGCGAAAATCCCGGAAATGCCGATGTAAGATGCGCTTACGCTGAACTTCTTTTAGAGCTCGGAAGGATTCAGGATGCAGAAAATGAGTATAAAACCGTACTTGAAGCCTCTCCTGAAAATGTGAAAGCAAACGCAGGGTACGCTTACCTCCTTACCGAATACGGGTATGGGACTGAAGCAGAAGAGTGTTACTTAAGAGCCCTTGCCGGTAACCCGGACTATGTCCCTGCCAGGGGTGGGTATGCAAACCTGCTCTTTGAGCTTGGAAGGCTCAGAGACGCCGAAAAAGAGTACAGGCTTGCCATGAAGCTTGACCCCGAAGACCCCAGCCTCCACCACAACTTCGGTGTTTTACTCTCTTTCCTCGGGCGCTCTTCGGAAGCCGAGGTCGAGTATAGGAAGGTTCTTTCCCTTAACCCCAGGCACAGGAGAACTCTTTTCAACTATGGGAATCTCCTCGCAAGGGAAGGCAGAGTCTCGGAAGCTGAAGAACAATATATGGAAGCCCTTGCCCTTGACCAGAACGATGCAAAAGTCCATTCCAATTATGCAAATCTTCTGTCCCGTTTCGGAAGAAGGTACGAGGCTGAACTGGAATACAAAAAAGCTCTCAGTCTTGATCCTGAAAGTGCTGAAGGACATTACAGCTACGGCAACCTTCTCTCGGAAATGGAGCGCTTCCCCGAAGCAGAGGACGAATACAAAAAAGCCCTTGATCTCAACCCTTATTATCCCCCTCTCCACTACAACTACGGTCTGCTCATGAGAAAAATGAGGCGCTTTGACGAGGCCAAGGTGCAGTATACAAAAGCAATGCAGCTTGACCCGGATATTGGAAGCAAAATGACCGAGACCTGGATAATCCTTGACTAA
- a CDS encoding IS1 family transposase (programmed frameshift), giving the protein MNCPRCKSSNHTKNGIVCGRQRYKCHDCGYNYSVELKSTASSPLVKRQALQLYLEGLGFRSIGRFLGVSHVSVQKWIKKFGQEIEELKSENEISIVELDEMHTYIGNKKYCWIWIAVDRVGKKFINCSFGSRGTKTGQLLWEKLKKKEIGEVMTDHWRAYAEFIPETIHTQSKAETYTVEGYNGILRHFLARLRRKTKCYTKSLEMLKYSVLLLMKHRNKELPLFN; this is encoded by the exons ATGAACTGCCCAAGATGCAAAAGTTCCAATCACACAAAAAACGGTATAGTTTGTGGACGTCAACGCTACAAATGCCACGATTGTGGATATAACTATTCAGTCGAGCTAAAATCAACTGCTAGTTCTCCTCTAGTTAAGAGACAGGCTTTGCAACTTTATCTTGAGGGATTAGGATTTCGCTCAATAGGACGATTTTTAGGGGTAAGTCATGTTTCTGTCCAAAAATGGATAAAGAAATTTGGTCAGGAGATAGAGGAGCTAAAAAGCGAAAATGAGATATCTATTGTTGAACTGGATGAGATGCACACTTACATCGGTAAC AAAAAATATTGCTGGATCTGGATTGCTGTTGATAGAGTTGGGAAAAAGTTCATCAACTGCTCTTTTGGTAGCAGAGGAACGAAAACTGGACAACTACTCTGGGAAAAATTAAAGAAGAAAGAGATTGGAGAAGTGATGACTGATCACTGGAGGGCATATGCAGAGTTTATTCCTGAAACCATTCATACTCAATCCAAAGCAGAAACGTATACAGTTGAAGGATATAATGGCATATTGAGGCACTTTCTGGCAAGGTTGAGACGAAAGACAAAGTGTTATACGAAGAGTCTTGAAATGCTAAAGTACTCTGTTCTTCTATTGATGAAACACAGAAATAAAGAGTTACCTCTATTTAATTAA
- a CDS encoding GTPase - sulfate adenylate transferase subunit 1 has translation MIRNKMGIGILFLVILVGMALIPAVSAQKEDNYSVTAKEAFKHANMRMMTLIATESDSEKWEGASIDPEPLELYDINGQKLYYEFSVYNESTLISRIDIGANKTLGSALRLIKINPKPYNVVEVMEKSIETARTKYPTGKIVSTNMVVYDYPSVGAMTIVKDQTTGVEHRIFVDAYTLEDVQDKPATETELGVWSMYEQVSKDKIDENLKDWQKSEEFTKKLEQEVNNTEIDISAPITEENIKKLSNKLNTSSKVVSSPCNSTVMPTTTEDIGVEETNLSVSKETLVVELNNSKNNNSDSGSGSSSGGNESNKNNSIPGFGLLGSFVCLCGGWKLRKK, from the coding sequence ATGATTAGGAATAAAATGGGAATAGGAATACTTTTTCTGGTAATACTGGTTGGTATGGCGTTGATACCGGCCGTAAGTGCACAGAAAGAGGATAATTATTCTGTAACTGCTAAGGAAGCCTTTAAACATGCAAATATGCGGATGATGACGTTAATAGCAACCGAAAGCGACTCTGAAAAATGGGAAGGGGCATCTATTGATCCCGAACCATTGGAGCTTTATGATATAAACGGTCAAAAATTGTATTATGAATTTTCAGTATATAATGAAAGTACTCTGATAAGTAGAATCGACATCGGTGCTAATAAAACTCTGGGGAGTGCACTCCGACTCATCAAAATTAATCCTAAACCCTATAACGTGGTTGAAGTCATGGAGAAGTCAATAGAAACCGCCAGAACAAAATACCCAACTGGAAAAATCGTGTCAACGAATATGGTTGTATATGACTATCCTAGTGTAGGGGCAATGACCATAGTAAAAGATCAGACTACTGGAGTTGAACATCGGATATTTGTAGATGCATACACCCTTGAAGATGTGCAAGACAAACCTGCGACTGAAACCGAACTTGGAGTTTGGTCGATGTATGAACAGGTGTCAAAGGATAAAATAGACGAGAATTTAAAAGACTGGCAAAAGAGTGAAGAGTTTACTAAAAAATTAGAACAAGAAGTAAATAATACAGAAATTGATATCAGTGCGCCAATTACTGAAGAAAATATAAAAAAACTAAGTAACAAACTAAACACCAGTTCAAAAGTGGTATCATCACCATGTAACTCAACAGTAATGCCCACAACAACTGAAGATATAGGAGTTGAAGAAACTAATTTATCAGTCTCTAAAGAAACACTTGTTGTCGAACTCAATAATTCAAAAAATAATAATTCCGACTCTGGCAGCGGTAGTAGCTCAGGTGGAAATGAATCGAATAAAAACAACTCTATTCCAGGCTTCGGATTGCTGGGGAGCTTTGTCTGCCTTTGCGGTGGATGGAAGTTAAGGAAAAAGTAA
- a CDS encoding tetratricopeptide repeat protein, translating into MEIDAVDKLVFHVIEKVAEDECLLDEVVEFVISFSHEHSLSPETLLKLSFIFGKDKMYREKYVFARASAFLFSGKMREDAHMEAGKTASLLGLGDLAAREFEEVLEENPENIEALCRYGVMLARLGKFEAARAQYERALEIHPYHIDTLCNYGCLLYRLRDTDGAEEAYKKALLLDSRHVGAHCGYGILLYKRGQVNDARYHYSRALELDPEHVESNFRYARLLVKLGEPLEAETYYIVALKADPENPKLHLYYARLLAEHGIVHGARVHYRYALKIDPGDVEAHCEYAGLLARFGHRHEAEVQYKKALELDPGHFGSLRGYGDLLKEKGQYAEAEEIYRQAEFSRRHAW; encoded by the coding sequence ATGGAGATAGATGCCGTGGACAAGCTGGTTTTTCATGTAATCGAAAAGGTTGCAGAAGATGAATGTCTCCTCGATGAAGTCGTTGAGTTTGTCATTTCTTTTTCCCATGAACACTCGCTTTCGCCGGAAACCCTGCTGAAACTTTCCTTTATTTTCGGCAAAGATAAGATGTACAGGGAAAAATACGTATTTGCAAGGGCAAGTGCCTTTCTTTTCTCCGGAAAAATGCGGGAAGATGCCCATATGGAGGCAGGGAAAACAGCTTCTCTGCTGGGGCTCGGGGATCTTGCGGCCAGGGAATTTGAAGAGGTACTCGAGGAAAACCCGGAAAATATAGAAGCTCTCTGCAGGTACGGAGTCATGCTCGCCAGGCTCGGGAAATTTGAGGCTGCAAGAGCCCAGTATGAAAGAGCCCTTGAAATCCATCCTTACCACATTGATACGCTATGCAATTACGGGTGCCTGCTTTACAGGCTCAGGGACACGGACGGTGCCGAAGAAGCGTATAAAAAAGCTCTTCTCCTTGACTCGAGGCATGTGGGAGCTCACTGCGGGTACGGGATTTTGCTTTACAAGCGCGGACAAGTAAATGATGCCAGATACCATTATTCTCGGGCGCTTGAACTTGACCCCGAACATGTGGAGTCCAATTTCCGCTATGCTCGCCTCCTTGTAAAACTGGGAGAACCCCTCGAAGCTGAAACCTACTACATAGTGGCCCTTAAAGCTGATCCGGAAAACCCCAAACTCCACCTGTACTATGCCCGTTTGCTTGCAGAACACGGGATCGTCCACGGGGCAAGGGTGCACTACAGGTATGCCCTTAAAATTGATCCCGGGGATGTTGAAGCCCACTGCGAATATGCAGGGCTGCTTGCCAGGTTCGGGCACAGGCACGAAGCTGAAGTCCAGTACAAAAAAGCTCTTGAACTCGATCCCGGGCATTTCGGGAGCCTTCGCGGATACGGGGATCTGCTGAAAGAGAAAGGGCAGTACGCGGAAGCCGAAGAAATCTACAGACAGGCCGAATTCTCCAGGCGGCATGCCTGGTAA
- a CDS encoding metallophosphoesterase: protein MKPLQTLFREYIGGGSVTSANELEKAKTKKELDLLLPEINEVLESEPAVLRIEPEPTESIMLIGDIHGDLDALDFVMGMREELGCKQMLFLGDYVDRGVQGTEVLIKLFRLKLEEPQNIFLLRGNHETVDMNLYYGFFEEIDFDQGVLLNISRTYDRLPVAAVISGQIFCVHGGINGIESIDTITKEGAFPYLWNDPSKRPGMSSSSRGSTVKEFGPDIVDGFLETNDLKRIVRGHTALRTGYEWWFDGKLLSLFSCPDYVGLGNAAAFAVIEKGEIKIITFINRDR from the coding sequence TTGAAGCCTCTGCAGACTTTATTCAGGGAATATATAGGAGGTGGTTCCGTAACATCAGCAAATGAACTTGAGAAAGCAAAAACAAAGAAAGAACTTGACCTTCTTCTCCCGGAGATAAATGAAGTACTTGAATCCGAACCTGCCGTGCTCCGGATTGAGCCGGAGCCTACGGAGTCGATTATGCTTATTGGGGATATCCACGGAGACCTTGATGCCCTTGACTTTGTAATGGGAATGAGAGAAGAACTGGGCTGCAAACAAATGCTTTTTCTGGGAGACTATGTGGACCGCGGGGTGCAGGGGACAGAAGTCCTGATAAAGCTTTTCCGGCTGAAACTTGAAGAGCCTCAAAACATTTTCCTGCTCAGAGGAAACCACGAAACCGTGGATATGAACCTCTATTATGGCTTTTTTGAGGAAATTGACTTTGACCAGGGGGTTCTCCTGAATATCAGCAGGACATACGACAGGCTGCCGGTAGCAGCGGTGATCTCGGGACAGATCTTCTGCGTGCACGGGGGGATCAATGGTATAGAAAGTATCGATACCATTACAAAAGAAGGGGCTTTTCCCTATCTATGGAATGACCCCTCAAAACGTCCGGGGATGAGCTCTTCATCAAGAGGTTCTACTGTAAAAGAATTCGGGCCGGATATTGTTGACGGCTTTTTGGAAACAAATGATTTGAAAAGGATTGTAAGAGGACACACTGCTCTCAGGACCGGATATGAATGGTGGTTCGACGGTAAACTGCTTTCCCTATTTTCCTGTCCGGATTATGTGGGGCTCGGAAATGCTGCTGCTTTCGCCGTTATCGAGAAAGGAGAAATAAAAATTATTACCTTTATAAACCGGGACCGGTAA
- a CDS encoding vWA domain-containing protein, which yields MITLEILFEQPYEIKDAERFIGIFGAFYPIFLTLRNSRPWPGLQKIAKRSRGAGIACLKLLLPLIYTLMERISAARDRGSESKKDLFTELDAETEAILREFEQILKQTLLLWAGGNHEDSAALNVQRSEQVSGKSDIYEAVLNFMQKDGCQDFLDGMLEGLYSRIQEFISEMEENLDLFDTLALLFPGRSWSYSVKELKKEPFYVQFKMLKNYSAFFEKNPDLRRIVNFIGRREFDPPSDRIRYSPFGKNRIQTVRFSDSINNLLPMEVAKLLNPALKRKFYADMLEGKLLSYQLLGKHYTGPPRIKPRGPMIVLVDTSGSMHGTPQTLAKSAVLAMAKLMLAQQRDMKVILFASVSQHLEIELSRRKRMSERFLNFLLYTFGGGTDFNTALASGLKSLKEKDFQGADLLFITDGKSEISDELVLARWEEAKKKYNAKVYSLIVGGSGVGGLAEISDYTYTVEMEQDYEGAGGRVKLIKCETREAETNKTQGKVTEKYKI from the coding sequence GTGATAACCCTTGAAATCCTTTTCGAGCAGCCGTATGAGATAAAAGATGCTGAAAGGTTCATAGGAATTTTCGGGGCATTTTACCCGATCTTTCTTACCCTTAGAAATTCAAGGCCGTGGCCAGGGCTTCAGAAGATTGCAAAAAGAAGCAGAGGAGCAGGAATCGCATGCCTGAAACTGCTTCTGCCTCTGATCTATACCCTGATGGAACGCATTTCAGCAGCCAGAGATAGGGGCTCGGAATCGAAAAAAGACTTATTCACGGAGCTTGATGCCGAAACCGAAGCCATCCTCAGAGAGTTTGAACAAATCCTTAAACAAACCCTTCTCCTCTGGGCAGGCGGGAATCACGAGGATTCGGCAGCCCTGAATGTTCAGCGATCTGAGCAGGTTTCCGGAAAGTCCGACATTTATGAAGCTGTCCTCAATTTCATGCAAAAGGATGGGTGCCAGGATTTTCTTGACGGGATGCTGGAAGGACTCTACTCCAGAATACAGGAGTTTATCTCCGAAATGGAAGAAAACCTGGACCTTTTCGATACTCTTGCCCTTCTTTTCCCCGGAAGGAGCTGGAGTTATTCCGTAAAGGAGCTTAAAAAAGAGCCTTTTTATGTCCAGTTTAAGATGCTGAAAAATTACTCGGCTTTTTTTGAAAAAAACCCTGACCTGAGAAGAATCGTGAACTTTATAGGCAGGCGGGAATTTGACCCACCTTCCGACCGGATACGCTATTCTCCTTTCGGGAAAAACAGAATTCAGACCGTGCGCTTTTCGGACTCGATAAATAATCTCCTGCCCATGGAAGTCGCAAAGCTCCTCAACCCGGCTCTGAAGCGGAAGTTCTATGCGGATATGCTTGAAGGAAAACTCCTGAGCTACCAGCTACTCGGTAAACACTATACAGGTCCCCCCAGGATAAAACCGCGAGGACCCATGATTGTGCTGGTCGATACCTCGGGTTCCATGCACGGGACTCCCCAGACTCTTGCCAAGTCTGCCGTACTTGCCATGGCAAAGCTGATGCTCGCCCAGCAGCGGGACATGAAAGTAATTCTTTTTGCCTCCGTCAGCCAGCACCTGGAAATAGAACTCAGCCGCAGGAAAAGGATGTCTGAAAGGTTCCTGAACTTTCTGCTCTATACCTTCGGCGGCGGGACGGATTTCAATACCGCGCTTGCTTCAGGCCTCAAATCCCTCAAGGAAAAGGACTTTCAGGGTGCAGACCTGCTTTTCATTACCGACGGGAAGTCCGAAATCTCTGACGAGCTGGTCCTTGCCCGCTGGGAAGAGGCAAAAAAGAAGTATAACGCAAAGGTCTATTCTCTGATTGTTGGAGGAAGCGGAGTCGGCGGGCTTGCGGAAATCTCGGATTACACATATACCGTGGAGATGGAGCAGGATTATGAGGGCGCTGGCGGGAGAGTAAAACTGATAAAATGTGAGACAAGGGAAGCTGAGACTAACAAAACGCAAGGCAAGGTAACTGAAAAATATAAAATCTGA
- a CDS encoding AAA family ATPase — MKETLLEVKSEFTNYFKEREAEINGSLLAVLSGENLLFLGPPGTAKTQLARGICQTIEGGNFFNYLLTSFSTPEEIFGPLSLKALEADEFRRNINGCLPTAHVALLDEIFKASSAILNSLLTILNERKYHNGREIADVPLLSVFGASNELPEEDESLEALYDRFLFRYRLSYIQDDENFKNLLFREPDDFKPAASIQVSEIEKLRKSSNSLPVDPDVEVIITELRKNLQLQEIEISDRRWKRIVQVLKVAACSSGCPAVDRTMILLLQHMLWNLPEERETIRKTVFKLVVSGGVNTEKLRLDAEDLKTALNIDLKNELPVGVICDSCGEEFQLREKLELHHTACPNHSYKLKQEGNSRIHPYKNLVREIDYLHERSGKKNTLSQGQREVFEKEFETLVGRVNRVKQRLEEEKELLRNLMDANIWLSTPDRNEALLLHDAGSTQLSGTEALIGEIETLLGLQHKKSRSEEFRAAKSGYTDPSDSHTSKIGANVQVPDSGNSAGGFMKGIGSRFKLR, encoded by the coding sequence CTGAAAGAAACTCTTCTCGAGGTAAAATCGGAATTTACGAACTACTTCAAAGAACGCGAAGCCGAAATAAACGGTTCCCTCCTTGCTGTCCTTTCAGGCGAAAACCTGCTCTTTCTGGGCCCCCCCGGCACGGCTAAGACCCAGCTTGCCAGAGGCATCTGCCAGACAATTGAGGGCGGGAACTTTTTTAATTACCTTTTAACAAGCTTTTCAACCCCTGAAGAGATCTTCGGGCCTCTTTCTTTAAAAGCCCTTGAAGCAGACGAGTTCAGGAGAAACATCAACGGCTGCCTCCCGACAGCCCATGTTGCTTTGCTTGACGAGATCTTTAAGGCAAGCAGTGCCATCCTCAACAGCCTTCTCACCATACTGAACGAGAGAAAATACCATAACGGAAGAGAGATAGCTGATGTCCCTCTGCTCTCGGTATTCGGGGCATCTAACGAGCTTCCCGAGGAGGACGAAAGCCTGGAAGCGCTTTATGACCGTTTCCTGTTCAGGTACAGGCTCTCATATATTCAGGACGATGAAAACTTCAAAAACCTCCTTTTCAGGGAACCTGACGACTTTAAGCCTGCTGCAAGCATTCAGGTCTCAGAAATCGAAAAGCTCCGCAAGAGCTCAAACTCCCTGCCTGTCGATCCTGATGTTGAGGTAATAATCACGGAACTCCGGAAAAACCTCCAGCTCCAGGAAATTGAAATTTCGGACCGGCGCTGGAAAAGAATTGTGCAGGTCCTGAAGGTTGCAGCCTGCAGCAGCGGCTGTCCGGCTGTTGACAGGACAATGATCCTTTTGCTCCAGCACATGCTCTGGAACCTGCCTGAAGAGCGGGAAACCATCAGAAAAACAGTCTTTAAACTCGTTGTTTCCGGCGGGGTGAATACCGAAAAACTCCGCCTGGACGCAGAAGACCTGAAGACAGCCCTTAATATTGACCTGAAAAACGAGCTTCCCGTTGGAGTAATCTGCGACAGCTGCGGAGAAGAATTCCAGCTTAGAGAGAAACTGGAGCTCCATCATACTGCCTGCCCGAACCACAGCTACAAGCTGAAGCAGGAGGGAAACTCGAGGATCCATCCTTATAAGAACCTTGTAAGGGAAATCGATTATCTCCACGAACGTTCAGGAAAGAAAAATACCCTGTCTCAAGGCCAGAGAGAGGTTTTTGAAAAAGAATTCGAAACCCTGGTTGGCAGAGTAAATCGAGTAAAACAGCGGCTTGAGGAAGAAAAGGAACTGCTTAGAAACCTGATGGATGCAAATATCTGGCTTTCAACCCCTGACAGAAACGAAGCCCTGCTCCTGCATGACGCAGGAAGCACACAGCTTTCCGGAACCGAAGCCCTGATAGGTGAAATCGAAACCCTGCTAGGTTTGCAGCACAAAAAATCCAGGTCTGAAGAGTTCAGGGCTGCAAAATCAGGATACACCGATCCTTCCGATTCCCATACCTCAAAAATTGGAGCAAATGTTCAGGTACCCGATTCGGGTAACAGTGCAGGCGGTTTTATGAAAGGGATCGGATCCAGGTTCAAGCTCAGATGA